Proteins encoded in a region of the Polycladomyces zharkentensis genome:
- a CDS encoding Cfr family 23S rRNA (adenine(2503)-C(8))-methyltransferase: MEMETKFDRLKTFVAEKGWTNYRFNQILHAIFKEKRSEFDRMTTLPLSLRKQLQEEFGRTLLSLRPIYRQSSGQADKVLFELPDSNKIETVRLIYRTGWESYCISSQCGCGFGCKFCATGKIGMKRNLSADEITDQILYFYLQNHPIDSISFMGMGEALANPQIFVALKTLTDPRLFNLSPRRITVSTIGLVPQIQRLSQEFPQVNLTFSLHSPFDEQRSDLMPINRKYPLREVLEVLDAHIQKHRRKVYIAYIVLPGVNDSPVHAEKLISLLRGRGPWDYLYHVNLIRYNPAIGATKAYNRPHKRELASFYQRLREAGLNVTVRQSFGVDIEAACGQLYGQYYIRGEPGEVE, translated from the coding sequence ATCGAAATGGAAACAAAATTTGATCGGTTAAAAACGTTTGTCGCTGAGAAGGGGTGGACGAACTACCGCTTCAACCAAATCCTGCACGCAATTTTCAAGGAAAAGAGAAGCGAGTTCGACCGGATGACGACGCTCCCGCTGTCATTGCGCAAGCAGTTGCAAGAAGAATTTGGCAGAACGTTACTGAGTCTTAGGCCGATATATCGTCAATCGTCCGGTCAAGCGGACAAAGTTCTGTTTGAACTGCCCGATTCCAACAAGATTGAAACGGTCAGGTTGATCTATCGCACTGGCTGGGAGTCGTATTGTATTTCCTCCCAGTGCGGATGCGGATTCGGCTGTAAATTTTGTGCCACGGGAAAGATCGGAATGAAGCGAAATTTAAGCGCAGACGAGATCACCGATCAGATCCTGTACTTTTATTTGCAAAACCATCCTATCGACAGTATTTCATTTATGGGAATGGGCGAGGCACTTGCCAATCCGCAAATCTTCGTCGCCTTAAAAACCCTGACCGACCCTCGGCTGTTCAACTTGAGTCCGCGGCGGATCACGGTTTCCACGATTGGGCTGGTTCCCCAGATACAGCGATTGTCACAGGAGTTTCCGCAGGTGAATCTCACCTTTTCGCTCCACTCCCCTTTTGACGAGCAGCGGAGCGATCTGATGCCGATCAACCGCAAGTATCCATTGCGGGAGGTGTTGGAGGTGCTGGATGCACACATCCAAAAACATCGGCGCAAGGTATACATCGCCTATATCGTGCTTCCCGGCGTCAACGATAGTCCCGTGCATGCGGAGAAGCTGATTTCCCTGTTGCGTGGGCGCGGACCGTGGGATTATCTATATCACGTAAACCTCATCCGTTACAATCCTGCCATTGGAGCCACGAAAGCGTACAATCGTCCGCACAAGCGGGAATTGGCTAGTTTTTACCAACGATTGCGAGAAGCAGGCCTGAATGTAACCGTGAGACAATCCTTCGGAGTGGACATCGAGGCTGCCTGCGGTCAACTGTATGGGCAGTATTATATTCGTGGAGAGCCGGGAGAGGTGGAATAG